The following are encoded together in the Lagopus muta isolate bLagMut1 chromosome Z, bLagMut1 primary, whole genome shotgun sequence genome:
- the LOC125686914 gene encoding relaxin-3-like, which translates to MGAKLRLLCAAAALLSAAVPGQPEAQGALLPAGDGDGYGVKLCGREFIRAVIFTCGGSRWKRLSMLATEPVPAVDSSQAASNNLLGHVRLQSVLGPEMEQMQRSNPLLGLEKLKDLYALSDYNEYEPVADDFKELLRQLEEAAPRDKGGAGVAAPVGPSSYPWARNPRRKRESLGLAGMCCKWGCTKAEISTICRV; encoded by the exons ATGGGGGCGAAGCTGCGACTGCTGTGCGCCGCCGCGGCGCTGCTGAGCGCTGCCGTGCCGGGACAGCCCGAAGCGCAGGGTGCGCTGCTCCCCGCGGGCGACGGGGACGGATACGGGGTGAAGCTGTGCGGCAGGGAGTTCATCCGTGCCGTCATCTTCACCTGCGGCGGATCCCGCTGGAAGCGGCTCTCCATGCTGGCGACGGAGCCGGTTCCCGCGGTCG aTTCTTCTCAAGCAGCAAGTAACAACCTGTTGGGACACGTCAGGCTGCAGTCAGTTCTGGGTCCTGAGATGGAACAGATGCAGAGAAGCAACCCGCTTCTTGGATTGGAGAAACTGAAGGACTTGTACGCCTTAAGTGACTATAATGAATACGAGCCTGTGGCAGATGACTTCAAGGAACTTCTTCGCCAGCTAGAAGAGGCTGCTCCGAGGGACAAGGGGGGAGCAGGAGTTGCAGCCCCTGTAGGACCCAGTAGTTACCCGTGGGCCAGGAACCCCAGAAGAAAACGGGAGTCTCTGGGTTTGGCAGGAATGTGTTGCAAGTGGGGCTGTACGAAGGCTGAAATCAGTACTATATGCAGAGTTTAA